From Anopheles funestus chromosome 3RL, idAnoFuneDA-416_04, whole genome shotgun sequence, a single genomic window includes:
- the LOC125768496 gene encoding protein mini spindles isoform X2, whose protein sequence is MEEDTEYKKLPIDERCVHKLWKARVDGYEEAAKLFRTIDDEKSPEWNKFLGLIKKFVVDSNAAAQEKGLETTLVFVENSGNAGKTVGEVMGGIVSKCIGAPKTKTKELAVQITLMYVEIEKQDTVLEELLKGTEQKNPKIVAACVSAVTLALREFGNKVINIKPIVKRLPALLSDRDKTVRDESKTLTVEIYRWIGAAFKSQIASLPAVLLAELDTEFEKIGNEKATPVRYLRSQQEKQQQIAASAVDGVEGEDDGDGTEGGDVREEIDPMDLIDPVDILSKLPKDFYDKLEAKKWQERKESLEALETLLQNPKLQPGDYGDVVRALKKVITKDTNVVLVALGGKCLAMLAKGLGKKFNTYAGACVPAIFEKFKEKKSNVVTALRDAIDAIYPSTTIEAILEDVLEALGNKNPSVKMETASFLARSFTKTLPAALTKKVLKPLIAALLKTLNEPDPAVRDASADAIGTAMKLVGEKIIAPYLTEVDALKMAKIKESCDRAVITVKIPAARKERPATAPAKAVTTIKKAPSETKVGASGSGGSGGVQRPATAATVVKKVVSGGGLKKSATGGALGGGRASAGGAKAGTSAAAPNTEKDLSQEEIDERAGEMLPPDALGGLMDANWKTRLSAVESFAGAIAGLETKPGLSQILLRSLAKKPGFKDTNFQVLKGKLDTARTVVERFGITTTTADYLLTDVTEKLGDAKNGSPAAALLTAIAEGGARLDYTVQRAMEFAFEQQKSPKVQQEVLLWVATALREFGFQVEAKGLLESARKAVQSINPAVRTAGIALLGTMYLFMGQPLTMFFDNEKPALKQQIMAEFERCAGQKPPSPTRGASAKSPSAGGDDDDDDAAEGGADEQVAPMVNVNDLLPRIDISGQITEALLTELSDKNWKTRNEGLVRLQTIIAEAKLIKPTLGDLPQVLAQRLVDSNAKIAQTSVEICQQMAIAMGPPCRQYVRAFFPGFLKGLGDGKSFIRSACLTCINTWGEQAGYKDFFDGEMIADALKTGSPPLRTELYAWLAEKLPNMPTKSIPKDELQAILPHLYTHITDRSADVRKNANDTILGVMIHLGYDAMVKALDKQKPISKKDIQAALDKTRPNLPVKQLPPAKAAPPPEEAAVTSKGGLKLKTTKTAGTGGAGGASGRLGSGSAGSDKSGSGGAGVGSAGSGGGSSRKKEEDADSLAPLLVVNGLKKQRFVDEQKLKVLKWTFTTPREEFYELLKEQMQTANVNKALMVNMFHEDFRYHLKVIDALMEDLATNEEALICNLDLVMKWLSLRFYDTNPSVLLKGLEYLNQVFQRLVDRQYMLADIEGSSFVPHLLIKIGDPKDVVRNGVRTLLRQICLLYPFSKVFVFIMDALKSKNARQRAECLDELGYLIETYGLTVCQPSQPVALKEIARHISDRDNAVRNAALNAVVQAYFLTGEKIYKLIGQLSDKDLSMLDERIKRSKKTTVLPVKKLPIPGTNLNETTIVGKESILPAVQALSSTVVGVGGVDTGADDVMDEDETLIPSHADAVAVPMKIIVPEPPQPRVVKGPFKLDENVIADIERNWVKADDLGKTALNPIDDAFIYDELTVIAVNGVSYPEEKFRQLTQRNLLSSAGSGGPGESPVHHQHTVSSIRPSPDGSGLIPKPKPAPPVVVPSLTDALPKMDQNLVRIIRGIGNTDSYAAHAALNELTDIMQSPEKQAVLRGYEEMYIQHVLQQFKNIQQKPIAESMTIYQPLLHSIFMFFASKSLGKHLTIVSIKNIISVLLGLMADNRLVTGIDDAQFVKVVNGICLKILDRTNFTYMNCALIRLLKESCQTSCLPKFTDLQMKCIWRNVKVIPDRLAELDYEAVLLEVHEFMLALPSTWWQSRPSDMPLRTVKTIIHNMTKIKGNAILQHLNTIPTRSELHSYVLRILKNINKDATGTALVGDGEAGGNTPSLRPGTATGMMVTAQNNALNTDNNNHGGTRGTMISGDGDGNGSVVGSEYQKYIAVNASVESGADGGKGGPQNKQNPDFWMDRLNHLMLAWSINSISEFP, encoded by the exons ATGGAGGAGGACACGGAATACAAGAAGCTCCCGATCGATGAACGGTGCGTTCACAAGCTGTGGAAGGCCCGTGTCGACGGGTACGAGGAAGCGGCCAAACTCTTTCGCACCATCGACGACGAAAAGTCCCCGGAGTGGAACAAGTTTTTGGGGTTGATCAAAAAGTTCGTCGTAGACAGCAATGCGGCCGCACAGGAGAAGGGCCTCGAGACGACGCTCGTGTTCGTGGAGAACAGTGGCAATGCCGGCAAGACGGTCGGCGAAGTGATGGGTGGCATCGTGTCCAAATGCATCGGTGCACCAAAGACGAAAACTAAGGAGCTAGCGGTGCAAATCACACTCATGTACGTGGAAATCGAGAAGCAGGACACCGTGCTGGAAGAGCTGCTGAAAGGAACGGAGCAAAAGAATCCCAAAATAGTTGCCGCCTGTGTCAGTGCCGTCACGCTGGCGTTGCGCGAGTTTGGCAACAAGGTAATCAACATCAAACCGATCGTGAAACGTTTGCCTGCCCTGCTGAGCGACCGCGATAAGACCGTGCGCGATGAATCGAAAACCTTGACGGTGGAAATTTATCGGTGGATTGGGGCAGCGTTCAAGTCACAGATTGCTTCCTTgccggccgtgctgctggccgagCTGGACACGGAGTTTGAAAAGATTGGCAACGAAAAAGCTACCCCGGTGCGGTATTTGCGCTCGCAGCAGGAAAAGCAGCAACAGATAGCGGCCTCGGCCGTGGATGGTGTCGAGGGTgaggatgatggtgatggtacgGAGGGCGGGGATGTCCGGGAAGAGATCGATCCCATGGATTTGATCGATCCGGTTGACATATTGTCGAAATTGCCGAAAGATTTCTATGACAAGCTTGAGGCGAAGAAATGGCAGGAACGTAAGGAATCTCTGGAAGCGTTGGAAACGTTACTGCAAAACCCCAAACTACAGCCGGGCGATTATGGCGATGTAGTGCGTGCGCTGAAGAAGGTAATCACAAAGGACACGAACGTGGTACTGGTGGCACTCGGTGGCAAATGTTTAGCTATGTTGGCGAAAGGATTGGGAAAGAAGTTCAATACCTATGCGGGG GCTTGTGTTCCAGcaatttttgaaaagtttaaagagaaaaaatcgaacgTGGTAACGGCACTGAGGGATGCGATTGATGCCATTTATCCCTCCACAACGATAGAAGCTATTCTGGAGGATGTGCTCGAAGCACTGGGGAACAAAAATCCTAGCGTAAAGATGGAGACAGCCTCCTTTCTGGCACGTTCGTTCACCAAAACCCTACCTGCCGCGCTGACGAAAAAGGTGCTTAAACCACTAATAGCAGCGCTGCTGAAAACGTTGAACGAACCCGATCCGGCGGTACGAGATGCGTCGGCAGATGCGATCGGAACCGCCATGAAGCTGGTCGGTGAGAAAATAATCGCACCATATCTGACCGAGGTGGACGCATTGAAGATGGCCAAGATAAAGGAAAGTTGCGATCGGGCGGTCATAACGGTAAAGATTCCGGCTGCCCGTAAAGAACGTCCTGCAACGGCCCCGGCTAAAGCGGTAACGACGATTAAGAAGGCACCGTCGGAGACCAAAGTTGGTGCATCCGGAAGCGGTGGTTCGGGTGGAGTTCAGCGACCCGCAACAGCAGCGACCGTCGTTAAAAAGGTAGTATCAGGTGGTGGTCTAAAGAAAAGTGCTACGGGAGGTGCTCTCGGTGGTGGAAGAGCTAGCGCTGGTGGGGCTAAAGCAGGAACTTCGGCGGCGGCACCAAACACGGAAAAAGATCTATCACAGGAAGAGATCGACGAACGGGCGGGTGAAATGCTACCGCCCGACGCACTCGGAGGACTGATGGATGCGAACTGGAAGACACGTCTCAGTGCGGTAGAATCGTTTGCCGGTGCCATCGCGGGACTGGAAACGAAACCAGGCCTGTCGCAAATTTTGCTTCGCTCACTAGCAAAGAAACCGGGCTTCAAAGATACCAACTTTCAGGTGCTGAAAGGGAAGCTCGACACAGCGCGAACGGTGGTGGAACGTTTCGGCATTACGACAACGACCGCCGATTATTTACTTACCGATGTGACGGAGAAGCTGGGCGATGCGAAAAATGGATCCCCGGCTGCCGCTCTGCTGACAGCGATTGCCGAAGGTGGCGCTCGGTTAGACTACACCGTGCAGCGCGCCATGGAGTTCGCCTTTGAGCAGCAAAAATCACCCAAAGTGCAGCAAGAGGTGTTGCTGTGGGTGGCAACAGCGCTGCGTGAATTTGGATTCCAGGTCGAGGCGAAGGGTCTGCTGGAGAGCGCCCGTAAGGCGGTTCAGAGCATTAATCCGGCCGTACGTACCGCTGGCATTGCACTGCTGGGCACGATGTACCTATTCATGGGCCAACCGTTGACGATGTTTTTCGACAATGAAAAGCCGGCCTTAAAGCAACAGATTATGGCCGAATTTGAGCGATGCGCCGGTCAAAAGCCTCCATCTCCGACACGGGGAGCCAGCGCGAAATCGCCGTCCGCCGGtggagatgatgatgatgatgacgcaGCCGAAGGTGGCGCCGATGAACAAGTCGCACCGATGGTTAACGTGAACGATCTATTGCCACGCATTGATATTTCCGGACAAATAACGGAAGCGCTGCTGACGGAGCTTTCGGATAAGAATTGGAAAACACGAAACGAGGGCTTGGTGCGGTTGCAAACAATTATTGCTGAAGCAAAACTCATCAAACCGACGCTCGGGGATTTGCCGCAGGTGCTGGCGCAACGGTTAGTTGACAGCAATGCAAAGATTGCGCAAACATCGGTCGAGATTTGTCAACAGATGGCCATTGCTATGGGCCCGCCGTGTCGGCAGTACGTGCGTGCATTTTTCCCCGGCTTTCTGAAAGGGCTTGGCGATGGTAAAAGTTTCATCCGAAGCGCTTGTCTTACCTGCATCAATACGTGGGGCGAACAGGCGGGCTATAAAGATTTCTTCGACGGTGAAATGATAGCCGATGCGCTTAAGACCGGCAGTCCGCCACTGCGTACAGAACTTTACGCGTGGCTGGCGGAGAAATTGCCCAACATGCCCACGAAGAGCATCCCGAAGGATGAGCTGCAAGCTATACTGCCGCATCTGTACACACACATTACGGATCGTAGTGCGGACGTGCGCAAGAACGCCAATGACACTATACTGGGTGTGATGATACACCTTGGGTATGATGCAATGGTGAAGGCGTTAGATAAGCAAAAACCCATCTCGAAGAAGGATATACAGGCAGCACTGGATAAGACACGTCCAAACCTGCCCGTCAAGCAGCTCCCGCCGGCAAAGGCCGCACCGCCACCGGAAGAAGCAGCCGTCACTAGCAAGGGTGGACTGAAATTGAAGACAACAAAGACAGCCGGTACCGGTGGCGCTGGTGGTGCTAGCGGTCGTTTGGGATCCGGTTCGGCCGGCTCGGACAAGTCTGGTTCCGGTGGTGCCGGTGTTGGTAGCGCCGGCAGTGGTGGCGGCTCGTCGCGCAAGAAGGAGGAAGATGCCGATTCGTTGGCCCCTTTATTGGTTGTAAACGGGCTCAAAAAGCAACGTTTCGTGGACGAACAGAAGCTAAAGGTGTTGAAGTGGACGTTCACCACACCGCGGGAGGAGTTTTACGAACTGCTTAAGGAGCAAATGCAAACGGCCAACGTAAACAAAGCGCTAATGGTGAACATGTTTCACGAGGACTTCCGGTACCATCTGAAGGTGATCGATGCACTGATGGAAGATTTGGCAACGAACGAGGAAGCACTGATATGCAACTTGGATCTGGTGATGAAATGGTTGTCGTTGCGTTTCTACGACACAAACCCGTCCGTGCTGCTGAAAGGTTTGGAGTATCTGAACCAGGTCTTTCAACGATTGGTCGATCGGCAGTACATGCTAGCGGACATCGAGGGTAGCTCGTTCGTGCCGCATCTGctgataaagattggcgaccCAAAGGATGTGGTGCGGAACGGTGTGCGAACGCTACTACGCCAGATCTGTTTGCTTTATCCGTTCTCGAAGGTGTTCGTGTTCATCATGGATGCGCTGAAATCCAAAAATGCCCGACAGCGTGCGGAATGTTTGGACGAGTTGGGATATCTGATTGAAACGTACGGGTTGACCGTGTGCCAACCGTCCCAACCGGTCGCACTGAAGGAAATCGCACGCCACATTTCCGATCGTGATAATGCGGTTCGGAATGCCGCGTTGAACGCTGTAGTGCAGGCTTACTTTTTGACCGGTGAAAAGATTTACAAGCTGATCGGTCAGCTGTCGGATAAGGATCTGTCGATGTTGGATGAGCGTATCAAGCGCTCGAAAAAGACGACGGTGCTGCCGGTGAAAAAGTTACCGATTCCGGGTACGAATCTCAACGAAACTACGATCGTGGGAAAGGAAAGCATCCTTCCCGCGGTACAAGCACTATCGTCCACCGTCGTTGGCGTTGGTGGTGTTGATACCGGTGCGGATGACGTGATGGATGAGGACGAAACATTAATACCTTCGCATGCGGATGCCGTAGCAGTACCGATGAA AATAATTGTACCGGAGCCTCCACAGCCAAGAGTGGTGAAGGGTCCGTTCAAGCTCGATGAGAATGTGATAGCAGATATCGAACGGAACTGGGTGAAGGCAGATGATCTCGGCAAAACCGCCCTAAACCCGATCGATGACGCCTTCATCTACGATGAGCTGACCGTGATCGCCGTGAACGGTGTATCCTATCCGGAGGAGAAATTCCGACAGCTCACCCAACGCAACCTGCTATCGTCTGCGGGTTCTGGCGGACCGGGCGAATCGCCCGTCCACCATCAACACACGGTATCCAGTATTCGCCCCTCGCCAGATGGTAGCGGACTGATCCCCAAACCGAAACCTGCGCCTCCTGTCGTCGTACCAAG TTTGACCGATGCTCTCCCAAAGATGGATCAAAACTTGGTACGCATTATACGCGGAATCGGTAACACGGACAGTTACGCTGCACATGCCGCCTTAAACGAGCTAACGGATATCATGCAATCGCCGGAGAAACAAGCCGTACTGCGTGGATATGAAGAAATGTACATACAACACGTACTACAGCAATTTAAG AATATCCAGCAAAAGCCGATAGCGGAATCGATGACCATTTATCAACCATTGCTGCACAGTATCTTCATGTTTTTCGCCTCCAAATCGCTCGGAAAGCACCTGACGATCGTGTCGATCAAAAACATAATCTCCGTGCTGTTGGGACTGATGGCAGACAATCGTCTGGTAACCGGTATCGACGATGCACAGTTCGTAAAGGTGGTAAACGGTATCTGTCTGAAGATTCTCGATCGTACCAACTTTACCTACATGAATTGTGCCCTCATCCGGTTGCTGAAGGAATCCTGCCAGACCAGTTGCTTGCCAAAGTTTACCGATCTACAGATGAAGTGCATCTGGCGTAACGTGAAGGTCATACCGGACCGGTTGGCCGAGCTCGATTATGAGGCCGTGCTGCTCGAGGTGCACGAGTTTATGCTTGCCCTTCCCTCGACCTGGTGGCAATCGCGACCATCCGATATGCCGCTGCGCACAGTTAAAACCATCATACACAATATGACCAAAATCAAAGGTAACGCAATACTGCAGCATTTGAACACGATCCCGACCCGTTCGGAGCTACACTCGTACGTGTTGCGCATTCTGAAGAACATCAATAAGGATGCGACGGGTACGGCGTTGGTCGGTGATGGTGAAGCAGGCGGTAACACACCCTCGTTACGACCGGGCACAGCAACGGGTATGATGGTCACCGCCCAGAATAACGCACTAAACACCGACAATAACAACCATGGCGGTACGCGCGGCACCATGATCAGTGGTGACGGGGACGGTAATGGCTCGGTGGTCGGTTCGGAGTATCAGAAATATATCGCTGTAAATGCTAGCGTCGAAAGCGGTGCTGACGGTGGTAAAG GTGgcccacaaaacaaacaaaatccggACTTTTGGATGGATCGACTAAATCACCTTATG TTGGCTTGGTCAATAAACTCTATTAGTGAATTCCCGTGA